A segment of the Candidatus Alcyoniella australis genome:
ACGCGAGGGCGGCCGCGGCCTGCGACGCACCATCGAGCTGACCTATCGCGAGTCCGGAGGAGACGTCACGCTGCTGTTCGTGCTGCTGGGGCTGGCCGCGTTGCTGTTCACCCTCGGACCGGAGCTGAGGCTGCACGGAAAAATCCTAGGGCCGGGTCCCTACCTGCTGCTCTACAAGTTCGTACCCGGCTTTCAGTCGATCCGCGTGCCGCCGCGCTTTGCCACCTACCTGATGCTCAGCCTGGCCGTGCTCGCATCCGGCGGTCTGGACGCGCTGCTGCACCGCATCCCGCGACGCGGGGTCGCACTGGTAATCGGCTTGGCAGCGCTGGCGCTGTGCACGGCCGAGAACCTCTCGATTCCCCTGCGCTGCGTGGCCGTGCCCCAGGTTCCGGCGGTTTACGAACAGCTGGACGACCTGCCTCCCGGAGCGCTGCTCGAGCTGCCCCTCAACCGCGAGTACCGCTTCCCGGACGTGATCTACCAGCACTACCAAACCGTGCATCGCCGGCCGCTGATCAACGGCTACTCCGGCTTCTTCCCGCAGCACCGCGATGAGTTGCTACGCGCGCTGGCCGCGGATCGTGCGATCACGCCCTTGCTCGAACGGCAGCTGCGCGAGGCTGATCCGCGCTATTTAGTGGTGCACCAGGATAGCCCGGAGTGGGATCGCAACGGTCAGTTGCCCGCGATGTTTCTTGAGTCAGCGCTGTTCGTGCCGCTGCTTGTCGACGGCCCGATCACGATTCTGGTTTGGCGAAGTGATTCAGCGCTTGGGGAGCTGCTTTAAAACCGACATCTTTTCCGCGAACTCGCTGCGCAGCGCCACGAACTCCTCGTGACTCAGGCCCAGGCCCTTGGCGATCACACGGATTTCCTCGTCCTCGATCGTCGAGATATTGTCGTCGGCCGCGGCCACGCTGAACAGCGCGCGCAGCACGTCGAAACGCTGCTCACGTGCGGCGTTGTTGCGCAGAACCCGGGTGTAGATGTGGTTCTCCAGGCCCAGCAGCGTCTTGGTCTGTTCGTGGATCACGTCGGCCACCAAGTCGGCGTCGGGCTCGTCCAGTCCGCCGTGCTCGCGCAATACCTGACGAATGCGCTCCATCTCCTCGGGCGACATTTCCAGGTCGGCGTCAGCCACGCGGCCCAGCAGCCCGGCGAAGGCCGCCAGAAAACGCGCGCGCTGCTCGGGCATGCCCTGCAGCCGCGATTCGATCTGTTGTTGGATGCTCGAACGCGCCGCAGCCGCGCCGGGCTCGGTCGCCTTAACTCCGAAAAGCCTCTCGATAAATCCCATGGCGCGAGGATAGCACCTTCGCCGATCGCCGCGCAAAGGATTGGCAGGCTGAGCGGTTTTGCGTAAGAATCGAGGGCAACACAGAGGAGATCGGATGATCCACGTTTCGCGCAAGGCCCAGCAGATTCCGCCGTTCCTGGTGATGGAGGTGCTCGAGCGCGCCCAGCAACTCCAGCGCGAGGGGGTCGACGTGATCCACCTCGAG
Coding sequences within it:
- a CDS encoding TerB family tellurite resistance protein; its protein translation is MGFIERLFGVKATEPGAAAARSSIQQQIESRLQGMPEQRARFLAAFAGLLGRVADADLEMSPEEMERIRQVLREHGGLDEPDADLVADVIHEQTKTLLGLENHIYTRVLRNNAAREQRFDVLRALFSVAAADDNISTIEDEEIRVIAKGLGLSHEEFVALRSEFAEKMSVLKQLPKR